The uncultured Carboxylicivirga sp. genomic interval ATGATAGGAAATCCAGATACCCAACATCATTGGAATTACCAATCGTAGAAAAGGAGAGTTTGACACAAATAATTTCACCATCAGGATATTACTTAAATATTCAATTTAGTAAATATCAAAACTAAATTCAATGCCTCTTTCTGATAACTAGTATGATAACATTAAACAGTATCAGCACAACAGAAACAACTAATAACCCGTAACCAAATCCGAAATTATCAACCAATACACCCAACACCACAGCAAAAACAGAGGTAAATATGGTTTCGCTTTGCGATTCAGCTGACAAAACAGTTGACATTATTTTACCATTAAAATTATTGCTGATGTATTTTACAGCAATGGGTCTTCTTACATTTTGGGTAATTAAAATAATGGAAAAGAAAACAATTGCAAGCAATTCTAAATTCTGCACATACATAACTCCTGCAATGGCACCACAAACCCATCCCGAAAGTTGAATTGTTAATAATCCGGCTAAAGCCCCTTTAAACCATCGTTCAACCTTATATGCATTCCTACTAAAGAATGCATTTATCAAATACAGAATTGTATAAAATATTCCCACAAATAAAGCTGCTTTCTTTTTATCAGGAACATCAGTTAAAAATGGCAAACCAATAGTAAGCGTCACCAATATAGGCTGTATATAATCTTTTATCGCTTTATAATATCCGGTATAACTACTGGTAATTGTTATAATTCGAAAGGGCCTCCAACCCGAAAAGGCTTCTTTCGTTGATAAAAAATGATTTTTAAACAACTCCCAAACATTTGTTTTATCCAATTCTTGATCGCCATTCAGGAAAGAAGGATAAGACATCATTAACACTAAATCAATTACATAAGGAACAATAGAAACTAAGAATACATACTTATAAGAACCTATATAAAAAACCATAACAGCGCTTACTAGTGAAGCAAGAGCAGCGCCTCTTTGCGACCATGATCGGGTTTGTCCATAATAAGCGGTTTGATGATTTTCCCATCCCTTCCTCTTCAGATAAGCTAAAATCATTGATTTATGTGTTCCTGATCGAAAAGCATCTCCAATACCATAAAAGAAAAAAGCGATTGCAAAACCTACAAATCCGTCCAAAATATAAAACATGAGAAAGCTGATGATATATGACAGAAAAGCAAATATCATAGCCCTTTTTCGGCCAACAATATCTGCAATCATTCCCGAAGGAACCTCTAATATGTTTATGCTAATCTCACGAATTCCATATAAAATACCTACTTGAGTATAAGTAATTCCTTTCTCGATAAAAAACAATAATAAAAATGGATCGAAGAAGCGTAGATTCTTGAAAAAGCCGTATGCACAAAACTTATAAAATTGAAGATCTTTGGAGTATCCTAAATTACTTTCTTTCATAAATAGGCTTTAGACTTCAAAAACACAATAAGCGACAGAGATGTTCAAATTAAACAAAAAAAGAAAGCCGCCTTAAAGCATTCTTTAAGACGACTTTCAACTTTTAACCAAACCTAACCCTAAACTATGAGAAAACTTACTCAATATCTTGTAGTACAAAGTACTTATCTATCGTTTTAAATTGTAAGATTTTGTTTTCCCTTAAACTTACAATACAAAAGTACATCCTTTTTTAATACAGTACAAAAGGATATTTGTTAATTAATGTTAATCCAAATGTTAACTTATCTTTAATATTTGTTTATCAGTTACTTAAAAGTGGTATTGAAATGCTATATTAAAATTTTCGCGTATTTGAACTTGATCAGATTCTGTTGTAAAGTACCTTAAATTTCCTAACAACCTTGTGGTTAAGAACTGATTTATTTTCATATCAACTATCAATTCCCAATCAATTTGCTTTTGATTCTCACCTTTAGCATTTAGATACTCATAGAAAATGTCAACTTTCGAAGTTAAATTAATCTCTTTTGTTAACTGATAATTAAAACTATTTACGATTGATAAACCATTTAAAATATTCGCTTTCTTATCTTCATCTATACCATATCGTGTCTGATCAAACTTCACAGTATCCGACACAACTGTCAACCTCGATGTTAAAGGCGATAATAGTAAGGTAAATTTATTACTTGGTTTATAATCCATACCAATAGCAAACGACATGTAAGCAGGAGCAAAAAATCCTGAAATTGGTTTAATATGTTCTTTATCTGAATTTTCATAGCCATAAAAAAACTGTGACTTAAAATTATACAAGAAACTATAATACCATTTTTTTGATGATTGTAAACCGTACTTTGTATTTATCTCTATTAAATCGTCATTTACTCTGCCTGATTCTGATTCGGAAGACATAATACCCACTTTATGAACAATATAGTTCTCCCAACTGTGCTTACCCTTTGTAAAATTTGCATTCATACGCAAGTCACTACTCAGTGCTATATTACTCTCTCCCCCTTTAGTCCAATTATTTAAATAACCTTGTGAAAGTTGAATATTCTCCTTACCTCCAAATTCCCATGGACTTTTAGCAATAACAATCTGCTCCAGGCTTGGCTTGGTATTAAATGTATCTTTTAGCAATGTTGTTATTGCTTTTTCAACAGCCCTTCGGCTAAGCTTTCGTTTCCCAACATCAGAAACATCCGGAATTTCATTCCACAAATATTGTACATACATAGGGTGACTTATCGCTGCTTGCTGAATCACCTTATTAATAGGTCTTGTAGTATATTGAATTGTTTTCTTGTATGTAGCCTCTTCTTTTTTAATACCAATATATCTATTGTATTGATTTAAATAGTTTGAATAAAATTCATTTGGGTTGTATGTGATTTTCGGATAAGTAGTATTCTTATATTTTAGAGAAAAAGTTTGTGGCATATAATCTGATTTTTGTACATCATTATATGCATATTTGCCAATCATATCGCCTTCATAAATTTGTCTTCGAATATATTTAGCAATATAACTTTCTGACCAATAAAGAGAATCTTTAGCATTTACTCCACTTGCCAATAATAACTGGTCAAATACAGGTCCTTGTACTACCTGAGCATCCGCTTCTTGAAAAATAGTAATAAGATTTACGAAAAGCACTATAATAAAGATAGACAGACGTTTTGTCTCTAAACTTTTTATTTGCACAACGAAATTACTTTTAGGTTATCAACCGACAAAAATAACATCTAAAGCGGTTTTGTAAAACAAATTGTAAGAAAGATTAGCTTACAATAGCACAATAAATTTATATCATTCCAATTGACTAATATCAGTCTCTGAATTTTCATTAAAATCACACAATCATTAACTTTGTTACTATTAACAAACAGATTATGGATTTAACGCTACAATCAGTATTATCTTTTCGTATACATCTCAACATTAAAAACAGGGACGAGTTTGCCTGCTAACCTGCTATTATAGCACATACACATCACAACTTTACTTTTTACTTGATTTTGCCTAAACCTATTTAATAAGATATGTTTTTGCATTGATGTTGATATTAATATAATTAGTTATGGAATTACCATTTTCTGAATCATATAAGATAAAAATGATTGAGCCTATCCGAAAAAGCTCAAGAGAAGAACGAGAACGCTGGATTAAAGAAGCTAAATACAATTTATTTAATTTACGGAGCGATCAGGTGTTTATTGATTTACTAACCGACAGTGGTACAGGTGCAATGAGTGACCGTCAATGGGCAGCAATGATGCTAGGAGACGAAAGTTATGCCGGTGCATCATCATACTACAACCTAAAAAATGCCATAAAAAACATTTTAGGCTTCGAGTACTTTTTGCCAACTCACCAAGGTCGGGCAGCAGAAAACGTACTATTTTCGGCTTTAGTAAAAGAAGGTGATGTTGTACCCGGAAACTCGCATTTCGATACAACAAAAGGCCACATAGAGTTTAGAAAGGCAAAAGCAATTGATTGTACCATTAATGAAGCTTTTGACACTACTTTACAACACCCATTTAAAGGTAATATCGACCTTAATAAGCTGGAACATGTATTAGTTACCCACCCCAAAGATAAAATACCAATGATTATTGTAACGGTAACGTGCAATACCTCGGGAGGTCAGCCTGTGTCGATGCAAAACCTTCGTGAAGTATATACTCTGGCAAAAAAATATGGTATCAGGGTTATTTTTGATTCTGCTCGTTTTGCCGAAAATGCATACTTTATAAAAGTTCGTGAAGAAGGATATTCAGATAAAAGCATCAAAGAGATTGTAACAGAAATGTACAGTTATGCTGATGGCATGACGATGAGTAGTAAAAAAGATGCCATTGTAAACATGGGCGGTTTTATCGCTCTTAAAGAAGAAGAATTATTTAAAAAAGCCAGCCAATTCAATATCATTTTCGAAGGATTTATAACCTATGGAGGTATGTCGGGTCGCGATATGAATGCCTTGGCACAAGGACTAGACGAAGGTACGGAATTCGAATATCTACAAACGCGCATCAAACAAGTGGAATATCTTGGCAATCGTTTAATAGAATTTGGCATAACTATACAACAACCAATTGGAGGGCATGCTATTTTTATTGATGCGAAAAAGTTTCTACCCCAAATACCTCAGGAAGAATATGTAGCACAAACACTGGCTATTGAACTTTACAAAGAAGCGGGTATCAGAGGTGTAGAAATCGGAACACTACTTGCCGACAGAGACCCGGAAACAAGAGAAAATCGCTATCCGGCACTTGAAATGGTTCGCCTGGCCATTCCACGTCGAACCTACACAAATAATCATATGGATGTTATTGCTGTAGCCCTTAAAAATGTATTTGATCGCCGAAACGAAATCAAACAAGGTTATCGAATTATTTCAGAAGCCCCGATAATGAGGCACTTTACCGTAGAGCTTGCTCCTGCAGTGAAAGAAAGTGCCCAGTTTTAATTATATTCCCAATTCAACAAAAAAGGTTGCACAAAAGGTGCAACCGTTTTTGTTGTTAACACAGCCGTCCCTAAAAAGTATATTAATACTTTATTACTACATAATTTTCAACTTCCTCCTAAAAACAAACTAACTTTTGTTTGATGACACTCATTTTTTAGTTTGCTTTGTAATCTTCAAAATATCATTACTGATATTGGAGAAAACAAGCAATAACCGACAAGACAATATTTAGATGAAGGATTTAACTGTAGGGAATGAGGCGAAATTAATTTTCAGATTTGCGCTACCTATGGTATTTGCTAATCTTCTTCAACAGATGTACCACTTTGTAGATAGCATTATCGTTGGTCGCTTTATCGGAACCGAAGCCTTAGCTGCATTGGGAGCCTCCTCTCCTATTTTTTATGCCTTAATTGCTTTTATTATTGGAATTGGAAGTGGTGCAACCATTGTTATCAGTCAATATTTTGGAGCTAAAGATCTTGAAAAAGTAAAACGCGCCATCGATACTATTTTTATCTTCTTATTTTGTGCGTCTATCGTTATTACTTTCATCGGCATTTCATACAGTCACGAGATATTTACCTTGCTCAAGGTTGATGAAAAAGTAATTCCCATGGCCACTAGCTATTTCAATGTATTTATGCTGGGGATGATTGCCTTTTTTGGATTCAGTGCTACTTCTTCAGTTCTTCGTGGCTTAGGTGATTCCATGACCCCGCTCTATTTTATGTTGATAGCAACCATAATGAACATTGTTCTTGATATTGTTTTTAT includes:
- a CDS encoding DUF3078 domain-containing protein, with product MQIKSLETKRLSIFIIVLFVNLITIFQEADAQVVQGPVFDQLLLASGVNAKDSLYWSESYIAKYIRRQIYEGDMIGKYAYNDVQKSDYMPQTFSLKYKNTTYPKITYNPNEFYSNYLNQYNRYIGIKKEEATYKKTIQYTTRPINKVIQQAAISHPMYVQYLWNEIPDVSDVGKRKLSRRAVEKAITTLLKDTFNTKPSLEQIVIAKSPWEFGGKENIQLSQGYLNNWTKGGESNIALSSDLRMNANFTKGKHSWENYIVHKVGIMSSESESGRVNDDLIEINTKYGLQSSKKWYYSFLYNFKSQFFYGYENSDKEHIKPISGFFAPAYMSFAIGMDYKPSNKFTLLLSPLTSRLTVVSDTVKFDQTRYGIDEDKKANILNGLSIVNSFNYQLTKEINLTSKVDIFYEYLNAKGENQKQIDWELIVDMKINQFLTTRLLGNLRYFTTESDQVQIRENFNIAFQYHF
- a CDS encoding tryptophanase, producing the protein MELPFSESYKIKMIEPIRKSSREERERWIKEAKYNLFNLRSDQVFIDLLTDSGTGAMSDRQWAAMMLGDESYAGASSYYNLKNAIKNILGFEYFLPTHQGRAAENVLFSALVKEGDVVPGNSHFDTTKGHIEFRKAKAIDCTINEAFDTTLQHPFKGNIDLNKLEHVLVTHPKDKIPMIIVTVTCNTSGGQPVSMQNLREVYTLAKKYGIRVIFDSARFAENAYFIKVREEGYSDKSIKEIVTEMYSYADGMTMSSKKDAIVNMGGFIALKEEELFKKASQFNIIFEGFITYGGMSGRDMNALAQGLDEGTEFEYLQTRIKQVEYLGNRLIEFGITIQQPIGGHAIFIDAKKFLPQIPQEEYVAQTLAIELYKEAGIRGVEIGTLLADRDPETRENRYPALEMVRLAIPRRTYTNNHMDVIAVALKNVFDRRNEIKQGYRIISEAPIMRHFTVELAPAVKESAQF
- a CDS encoding MFS transporter — encoded protein: MKESNLGYSKDLQFYKFCAYGFFKNLRFFDPFLLLFFIEKGITYTQVGILYGIREISINILEVPSGMIADIVGRKRAMIFAFLSYIISFLMFYILDGFVGFAIAFFFYGIGDAFRSGTHKSMILAYLKRKGWENHQTAYYGQTRSWSQRGAALASLVSAVMVFYIGSYKYVFLVSIVPYVIDLVLMMSYPSFLNGDQELDKTNVWELFKNHFLSTKEAFSGWRPFRIITITSSYTGYYKAIKDYIQPILVTLTIGLPFLTDVPDKKKAALFVGIFYTILYLINAFFSRNAYKVERWFKGALAGLLTIQLSGWVCGAIAGVMYVQNLELLAIVFFSIILITQNVRRPIAVKYISNNFNGKIMSTVLSAESQSETIFTSVFAVVLGVLVDNFGFGYGLLVVSVVLILFNVIILVIRKRH